Proteins found in one Actinomycetes bacterium genomic segment:
- a CDS encoding SAM-dependent methyltransferase: MAYVPWEQAWQDALYGPAGFFRTAAGGTAHFRTCATSAAFAGALLRLARDLDVALGEPDGFVVVDVGAGDGSLLTLLAAHAPQRWRLIGVDISGRPAGLAGRVEWANQPPADVVGLLLANELLDALPCPLVACDDSGVTRLVLVDPATGTERLGPEPAAADLAWLDRWWPLATGERAEVGRPRDLLWSSLADRVEAGAALAIDYGHTRDDRASLPAGSLAGYRDGARVPPVPDGSCDLTAHVALDSCAAASPSDGWTLLARQADLLPVLGVSARLPPAADARTDPRTYARRLAEAADARLLLDPDGPGRFGWLLHGRGLPEPGMMPS; encoded by the coding sequence ATGGCGTACGTCCCCTGGGAGCAGGCGTGGCAGGACGCCCTCTACGGACCGGCCGGGTTCTTCCGGACCGCCGCGGGCGGGACCGCCCACTTCCGCACCTGCGCCACCTCGGCCGCCTTCGCCGGCGCGCTCCTCCGGCTGGCCCGCGACCTGGACGTCGCGCTGGGCGAACCGGACGGCTTCGTCGTGGTGGACGTCGGGGCCGGTGACGGATCGCTGCTCACGCTCCTCGCCGCGCACGCGCCGCAGCGGTGGCGGCTGATCGGTGTGGACATCTCAGGGCGACCGGCCGGCCTGGCGGGCCGGGTGGAGTGGGCGAATCAGCCGCCCGCCGACGTCGTCGGCCTGCTGCTCGCCAACGAGCTGCTCGATGCGCTGCCCTGTCCCCTCGTCGCGTGCGACGACTCCGGCGTGACCCGCCTCGTCCTCGTCGACCCGGCCACCGGCACCGAGCGTCTCGGCCCGGAGCCGGCGGCGGCGGACCTGGCGTGGCTCGACCGGTGGTGGCCCCTGGCGACAGGCGAGCGGGCCGAAGTCGGCCGCCCCCGCGACCTCCTGTGGTCCTCCCTCGCCGACCGGGTCGAGGCGGGAGCGGCGCTGGCGATCGACTACGGACATACGCGCGACGACCGCGCGAGCCTGCCCGCCGGCTCGCTCGCCGGCTACCGCGACGGCGCACGGGTCCCGCCCGTCCCGGACGGCAGCTGCGACCTGACCGCGCACGTGGCCCTCGACTCGTGCGCAGCCGCCTCGCCCTCGGACGGGTGGACGCTGCTCGCGCGGCAGGCGGACCTGCTGCCCGTCCTCGGAGTCAGCGCCCGCCTGCCGCCGGCGGCGGACGCCCGCACGGACCCGCGGACGTACGCGCGCCGCCTGGCCGAGGCGGCCGATGCCCGACTGCTGCTCGACCCCGACGGGCCGGGGCGCTTCGGCTGGCTGCTGCACGGTCGCGGCCTCCCCGAGCCCGGCATGATGCCTTCGTGA
- a CDS encoding DUF3180 domain-containing protein, with protein MRPNDWRTLVPLVVVATACGWLFARMLESRRGEVGVPPWSAAIVLAASGVALVFTARRTRARLSRRPGTTPVPPLVAARLAALGVAGSRAGAIVAGAYLGYALFVVGDLSTPFRHSVFWRSLACAGGATLVVLGSLLLEHALRLPHDESAKPGDRQESPD; from the coding sequence GTGAGGCCGAACGACTGGCGCACGCTGGTCCCGCTCGTCGTCGTCGCGACGGCCTGCGGCTGGCTCTTCGCGCGCATGCTGGAGAGCCGCCGCGGCGAGGTGGGCGTGCCACCGTGGTCGGCCGCGATCGTGCTCGCCGCATCCGGTGTCGCCCTGGTCTTCACCGCGCGCCGAACGCGCGCCCGCCTCTCCCGCCGCCCCGGAACCACGCCGGTGCCGCCGCTGGTCGCCGCCCGGCTGGCCGCCCTGGGGGTGGCCGGCTCGCGGGCCGGTGCCATCGTGGCGGGCGCCTATCTCGGGTACGCGCTCTTCGTCGTCGGCGACCTCTCGACGCCGTTTCGCCACTCGGTGTTCTGGCGCAGCCTCGCCTGCGCGGGCGGTGCGACCCTGGTCGTCCTCGGCTCGCTGCTCCTCGAGCACGCCCTGCGGCTGCCGCACGACGAATCGGCCAAGCCCGGTGACCGACAGGAATCGCCGGATTAG
- the folP gene encoding dihydropteroate synthase: MAVLNVTPDSFSDGGRYPDVATAVAHGVAQHAAGADLVDVGGESTRPGAFRVDPREEQRRVLPVVRGLVAAGVPVSIDTMRAETALAAVDAGACMVNDVSGGLADDAMLAAVARLGVPYVVMHWRGPSDRMATLAHYDDVVSDVCRELSARVEAAEAAGLDPASLVLDPGLGFAKQAEHNWSLLASLDVLAELGRPLLVGASRKRFLGELLADATGPRPVGERDAATDAVSALAAESGVWCVRVHDTLGSLDAVRVAAAWREARRR, translated from the coding sequence ATGGCCGTGCTCAACGTCACGCCCGACTCCTTCTCCGACGGCGGTCGCTACCCCGACGTCGCCACGGCGGTCGCCCACGGGGTCGCCCAGCACGCCGCCGGTGCCGACCTGGTCGACGTCGGTGGCGAGTCGACGCGCCCGGGGGCCTTCCGGGTCGACCCGCGGGAGGAGCAGCGTCGGGTCCTGCCCGTCGTCCGCGGCCTGGTCGCGGCGGGCGTACCGGTGAGCATCGACACCATGCGCGCGGAGACCGCGCTGGCCGCCGTCGACGCCGGCGCCTGCATGGTCAACGACGTCAGCGGCGGCTTGGCCGACGACGCGATGCTCGCTGCCGTCGCCCGGCTCGGTGTGCCGTACGTCGTGATGCACTGGCGCGGTCCCAGCGACCGGATGGCGACCCTGGCGCACTACGACGACGTCGTCTCGGACGTCTGCCGTGAGCTGTCCGCGAGGGTCGAGGCGGCCGAGGCCGCCGGGCTCGATCCGGCGTCCCTCGTGCTCGACCCGGGCCTCGGGTTCGCGAAGCAGGCCGAGCACAACTGGTCGCTGCTCGCATCGCTCGACGTCCTGGCCGAGCTCGGCCGCCCGCTGCTGGTCGGCGCCTCGCGCAAGCGCTTCCTGGGGGAGCTCCTGGCGGACGCCACCGGTCCGCGGCCGGTCGGCGAACGCGACGCCGCGACCGACGCCGTGTCCGCCCTCGCCGCCGAGTCGGGTGTGTGGTGCGTGCGCGTGCACGACACCCTCGGCAGCCTCGACGCCGTCCGGGTGGCCGCCGCGTGGCGGGAGGCGCGCCGCCGATGA
- a CDS encoding DUF2520 domain-containing protein, protein MSEPSDWRRPARLSVGVVGVGRVGSVLGAALERAGHHVVAAAAVSERSRARADALLPGAELLEPPAVLARSDLVLLTVPDDELPGLVAGLAATRSVRPGQFLVHTCGRYGVAVLEPATRAGALPLALHPVMTFSGTTADLPRLGGASFGVTAPEALRPAAEALVLEIGAEPVWVEEGLRPLWHAALAHGANHLVTLVAQSLDLLRAAGATEPDRVLAPLLSVALDNALRSGDAALTGPVARGDAGTVAAHVAALVEVDADSLRTYRALARATADRALASGRLRAADAEALLDALAGTEAHP, encoded by the coding sequence ATGAGCGAGCCCTCGGACTGGCGGCGTCCGGCCCGCCTGTCTGTCGGCGTGGTCGGGGTGGGTCGCGTCGGGTCGGTGCTGGGGGCGGCCCTGGAGAGGGCGGGGCACCACGTCGTCGCGGCCGCGGCGGTCTCCGAGCGCTCGCGCGCCCGCGCTGACGCCCTGCTGCCCGGCGCCGAGCTGCTCGAGCCGCCGGCGGTACTGGCCCGAAGCGACCTCGTGCTGCTCACCGTTCCCGACGACGAGCTGCCCGGCCTCGTCGCGGGGCTGGCCGCCACCCGAAGCGTGCGCCCGGGCCAGTTCCTCGTCCACACGTGCGGCCGGTACGGCGTCGCGGTGCTGGAACCCGCGACCCGGGCGGGCGCGCTGCCGCTGGCGCTGCACCCGGTGATGACCTTCAGCGGCACCACGGCCGACCTGCCGCGACTCGGCGGCGCGAGCTTCGGGGTCACCGCGCCCGAGGCCCTGCGCCCGGCCGCTGAGGCGCTGGTCCTCGAGATCGGCGCGGAGCCGGTCTGGGTCGAGGAGGGCCTCCGCCCGCTGTGGCACGCCGCCCTCGCGCACGGGGCCAACCACCTCGTCACGCTCGTCGCCCAGTCCCTCGACCTGCTGCGCGCCGCCGGGGCCACCGAGCCCGACCGGGTGCTCGCACCGCTGCTGTCGGTGGCGCTGGACAACGCGTTGCGCAGCGGTGACGCCGCGCTCACCGGACCGGTCGCCCGCGGGGACGCGGGCACCGTGGCCGCGCATGTCGCCGCGCTCGTCGAGGTGGACGCCGACTCGCTGCGCACGTACCGGGCCCTGGCCCGCGCGACCGCGGACCGCGCCCTCGCGTCCGGACGGCTGCGGGCCGCCGACGCCGAGGCGCTGCTCGACGCGCTCGCGGGCACCGAGGCGCACCCGTGA
- the folK gene encoding 2-amino-4-hydroxy-6-hydroxymethyldihydropteridine diphosphokinase: MRRAALSLGSNLGDRLGILASALSGLAATGGLRVVAVSSVYETEPVGGPEQGPYLNAVVVADTLLEPAELLERALAVEHAHGRVREVRWGARTLDVDVLSVGSVVSDDPQLTLPHPRAHERAFVLVPWAEVDPEYAVPGLERTVAALLAALPSVDGVRRTAGADVLRLDEVPR, translated from the coding sequence ATGAGGCGCGCGGCACTGAGTCTGGGCTCCAACCTCGGAGACCGGCTGGGGATCCTCGCCTCCGCGCTCAGCGGCCTGGCGGCGACCGGCGGGCTGCGGGTGGTCGCCGTCTCCTCCGTCTATGAGACCGAGCCGGTCGGGGGGCCCGAGCAAGGGCCCTACCTCAACGCCGTGGTCGTCGCGGACACCCTCCTCGAGCCGGCCGAGCTGCTCGAGCGGGCGCTCGCGGTCGAGCACGCCCACGGCCGGGTCCGTGAGGTCCGCTGGGGGGCCCGGACCCTCGACGTCGACGTGCTGTCCGTGGGATCCGTGGTGAGCGACGACCCACAGCTCACCCTCCCGCACCCCCGCGCCCACGAGCGGGCGTTCGTGCTCGTCCCCTGGGCCGAGGTCGATCCCGAGTACGCCGTCCCGGGCCTCGAGCGGACGGTCGCCGCCCTGCTCGCGGCGCTGCCGAGCGTCGACGGCGTACGACGCACCGCCGGGGCCGACGTGCTCCGGCTCGACGAGGTGCCCCGGTGA
- a CDS encoding NADH-quinone oxidoreductase subunit D: protein MTVHVATSPLAALVPGEPVDLVLDLGSAHPSSHPGLRLSLEVDGDLITTARAHIGLMHRGAEKLFEVRDYRQALVLANRHDWLAAFSGELGIALLLERMLGIEAPPRATWARTLLAEVGRALSHLAFLGTFPLDGPAERVRGIDGREALQRVLEEVSGGRIHAMLNQVGGLRAEIPEGWTSRVREALRVAESALDEVSTGLFDDPRFEAATRGVGVVRPDLVEPYGLSGAVARASGYDLDVRRDDPYLAYAELGERLVVPLCDEGDARARLELLAEQARVALDLAEVSADRVDACGPGPVSVRMPKSLRVPEGEAYVWTESPLGAAGYYLVSRGERTPWRLKMRTPSYAHLQLLEALLPGTRVGQLVPVLASLAFVLGDADR from the coding sequence GTGACCGTGCACGTCGCGACGTCCCCGCTGGCGGCGCTCGTGCCCGGCGAGCCCGTGGACCTCGTCCTCGACCTGGGTTCCGCCCACCCGTCGAGCCACCCGGGTCTGCGGCTGTCCTTGGAGGTCGACGGCGACCTCATCACCACGGCCCGCGCGCACATCGGGCTGATGCATCGCGGCGCCGAGAAGCTGTTCGAGGTCCGCGACTATCGTCAGGCCCTCGTGCTGGCGAACCGGCACGACTGGCTGGCGGCGTTCTCGGGCGAGCTGGGAATCGCTCTGCTCCTCGAGCGCATGCTCGGCATCGAGGCGCCGCCTCGCGCGACGTGGGCCCGGACCCTGCTGGCCGAGGTCGGCCGGGCGCTCTCGCACCTCGCCTTCCTCGGCACCTTCCCCCTCGACGGTCCCGCCGAGCGGGTGCGCGGGATCGACGGACGCGAGGCGCTGCAACGGGTCCTGGAGGAGGTCTCGGGCGGGCGGATCCACGCGATGCTCAACCAGGTCGGTGGCCTGCGGGCCGAGATCCCCGAGGGGTGGACGTCTCGGGTCCGCGAGGCGCTGCGCGTGGCCGAGTCAGCCCTGGACGAGGTCTCGACGGGCCTGTTCGACGACCCGCGCTTCGAGGCCGCGACGCGAGGGGTGGGCGTCGTGCGGCCGGACCTCGTCGAGCCGTACGGCCTTTCGGGAGCGGTGGCCAGGGCGAGCGGCTACGACCTCGACGTGCGCCGCGACGACCCGTACCTCGCCTACGCCGAGCTCGGCGAGCGACTCGTCGTGCCGCTGTGCGACGAGGGGGACGCGCGCGCGAGGCTGGAGCTGCTCGCGGAGCAGGCCAGGGTCGCCCTGGACCTCGCGGAGGTCAGCGCGGATCGCGTCGACGCCTGCGGGCCAGGCCCGGTGTCGGTGCGCATGCCGAAGTCGCTGCGCGTGCCCGAGGGCGAGGCCTACGTCTGGACCGAGTCGCCCCTTGGCGCGGCCGGGTACTACCTGGTCTCCCGGGGGGAGCGCACACCGTGGCGACTGAAGATGCGGACCCCGTCCTACGCGCACCTGCAGCTGCTGGAGGCCCTGCTGCCCGGCACGCGCGTGGGGCAGCTGGTGCCGGTCCTCGCCTCGCTCGCGTTCGTGCTCGGCGACGCCGACCGCTGA
- the folB gene encoding dihydroneopterin aldolase, whose amino-acid sequence MSDRVALTGLRAQGRHGWFAHETANGQEFVVDVVLHVDTRPAAASDDLADAVDYASVAEAVVGVVEGPPVRLIETLAQRVADVCLADPRVGAVEVVVHKPQAPLDVAFGDVEVRILRERG is encoded by the coding sequence ATGAGCGACCGGGTCGCCCTCACCGGTCTGCGCGCACAGGGGCGCCACGGCTGGTTCGCCCACGAGACGGCGAACGGCCAGGAGTTCGTCGTCGACGTCGTCCTGCACGTGGACACTCGCCCAGCCGCCGCCTCTGACGACCTGGCCGACGCCGTCGACTACGCGTCGGTGGCCGAGGCGGTGGTCGGTGTCGTCGAGGGTCCGCCGGTCCGGCTCATCGAGACGCTCGCTCAGCGGGTGGCTGACGTCTGCCTGGCCGACCCACGGGTCGGGGCCGTCGAGGTCGTCGTGCACAAGCCGCAGGCGCCACTCGACGTCGCCTTCGGTGACGTCGAGGTGCGCATCCTGCGGGAGCGCGGATGA
- a CDS encoding alpha/beta hydrolase, which yields MRRLVALATGAALALGLLVVATPAGATGGTSASAKLASTLAWKSCTDPDMAGSGALCATLKVPLDWKHPSGPTISLALSMVRHTSSAAAYQGVMLANPGGPGDPGRWLATEGGNVPDGVGDTYDWVGFDPRGVGASRPLLRCIPDYFRADRPDYRPTTPALVKTWLHRSAAYATACGKHGGALLAHVSTVDTVQDMDAIRRALGVGTMSFYGFSYGTYLGQVYATLHPTRVYRMVLDSNVDPRRVWYDANLDQDVAFEKTMAAWFTWIASHHATYDLGRSERSVKRLFYAQMNALVHKPAGGVVGPDEWNDLFLEAGYYTSTWVELADAFARWVHKHKADELIDEYEATDTPGDDNAYAMYNAVQCLDAPWPKLWSTWKRDNDRVNKVAPLITWGNAWYNMPCRTWPVKSGHPVHVSGAKAPPVLLIDETLDAATPYTGSLWVRHLFPKSRLVAVVGGTSHANSLNGNACVDDAVARYLRNGALPTRRPGAGHADKSCRPLPLPSPVLDALQAHASPFARLGKVPVGLL from the coding sequence GTGCGCAGGCTGGTCGCTCTTGCGACCGGTGCCGCCCTGGCCCTGGGCCTGCTGGTCGTGGCCACCCCCGCCGGTGCCACTGGCGGCACCTCGGCGTCGGCGAAGCTGGCTTCCACGCTGGCCTGGAAGAGCTGTACCGACCCCGACATGGCGGGGTCCGGGGCCCTGTGCGCGACGCTGAAGGTCCCCCTTGACTGGAAGCACCCGTCCGGGCCGACGATCTCCCTCGCCCTGTCGATGGTGCGCCACACCAGCTCGGCGGCTGCCTACCAGGGCGTGATGCTCGCCAACCCGGGTGGACCGGGCGACCCGGGGCGGTGGCTCGCCACGGAGGGCGGGAACGTTCCCGACGGCGTCGGCGACACCTACGACTGGGTCGGCTTCGACCCGAGGGGGGTCGGGGCCAGCCGGCCGCTGCTCCGCTGCATCCCCGACTACTTCCGTGCGGATCGCCCGGACTACCGGCCGACGACGCCCGCGCTGGTGAAGACGTGGTTGCACCGCTCCGCGGCGTACGCCACCGCCTGCGGCAAGCACGGGGGCGCGCTGCTCGCCCACGTGAGCACGGTCGACACCGTCCAGGACATGGACGCGATCCGTCGCGCGCTCGGCGTCGGCACGATGAGCTTCTACGGGTTCTCCTACGGCACCTACCTCGGGCAGGTCTACGCGACCCTGCACCCCACGCGGGTCTACCGGATGGTGCTCGACAGCAACGTCGACCCCCGACGGGTGTGGTACGACGCGAACCTCGACCAGGACGTCGCGTTCGAGAAGACCATGGCGGCCTGGTTCACGTGGATCGCGTCGCACCATGCGACGTACGACCTCGGCCGGAGCGAGCGCTCGGTCAAGCGCCTGTTCTACGCGCAGATGAACGCGCTGGTGCACAAGCCCGCCGGAGGCGTCGTAGGCCCCGACGAGTGGAACGACCTGTTCCTCGAGGCTGGCTACTACACCTCGACGTGGGTCGAGCTCGCCGACGCTTTCGCGCGCTGGGTGCACAAGCACAAGGCGGACGAGCTCATCGACGAGTACGAGGCGACCGACACGCCGGGCGACGACAACGCGTACGCGATGTACAACGCGGTCCAGTGTCTCGACGCGCCCTGGCCGAAGCTGTGGTCGACGTGGAAGCGCGACAACGACCGCGTCAACAAGGTTGCGCCGCTCATCACGTGGGGCAATGCCTGGTACAACATGCCCTGCCGCACGTGGCCGGTGAAGTCCGGGCACCCGGTGCACGTCAGCGGCGCGAAGGCGCCGCCTGTCCTGCTCATCGACGAGACGTTGGACGCGGCGACGCCGTACACCGGCAGCCTGTGGGTGCGACACCTGTTCCCGAAGTCGCGGCTGGTCGCGGTGGTCGGCGGTACGTCGCACGCGAACTCCCTCAACGGCAACGCGTGCGTGGACGACGCGGTGGCGAGGTACCTCAGGAACGGCGCACTGCCGACGCGCCGACCCGGCGCCGGCCATGCCGACAAGAGCTGCCGGCCGTTGCCGCTGCCGAGCCCGGTGCTCGACGCCCTCCAGGCGCACGCCTCACCGTTCGCCCGTCTCGGCAAGGTGCCCGTCGGCCTCCTCTGA